The following nucleotide sequence is from Primulina tabacum isolate GXHZ01 chromosome 2, ASM2559414v2, whole genome shotgun sequence.
ctgcttatcatccccagatagacggacagtcagagcggactatccagactttagaggacatgttgagagctgtagtgctagattttggcactagttggcaagattcactaccgttgtgtgaattctcatacaacaacagctatcaaacgagcatagagatggcaccgtttgaagctttatatggcaagaaatgcagatctcctctatattgggatgatatctctgaggcaccagaacttggacctgatatgatttggGAAATGACTAagaaggtgaagataattcagaaaagaatgaaaacagcacaggataggcaagccaaatatgccaatatcagacgtagaccgcttgtatttgaaaaaggagacagagtattcttgaagatttctcccttcagatgcattttcagatttggcaagcgtgggaaattgtctcctagatacatcggtccatacgagattcttgaaaagattggcgatcgagcatacgactggctcttcctccttctctatccgggatacatgacgtttttcatgtattgatgctgcgtagatacatgccagattattctcatgtcattcggactgacgaagctgagctggatcagacgttgagttctgttgaacaaccgatacagattcttgatcggaaagagaaacagctcagaacgacagactattccactagtgaaagtccagttggattcgtcatggcaccgaggaagcgacttgggagacagaagcagatatgagacagaaatatcccgagttattctcatgatgtgagtatttattcagcttttgattttactgttgttcgtacatactttgattaattgatttcacgttcgaggacgaactaatatctaagagggggagaaatgtaatgccctagattgtatgtggataaaatgaaaagatgaagtgttgcttgaagaaagagaccgcacccgcgcctaaagaagcaccgcacccgcggtggataggcagaaagttggccattttacAGTGGGGtcaccacacccgcggtccaagaaagagtgcacccgcggttgatggacagagagttggagattatttacagaaatgacaccgcacccgcggtgcagaactgaccgcacccgcggtcgacgtttatgcaaatgtggatggaccgccgaagcttgagcgcactcgcggttcatgaactaccgcacccgaggtcatacatgttacttgaaaaatatgacacttgcccctcaacatgcaagatatatatttatgtgtcttcatttcctctcctggacagctgagatcgagagggagaagggatcaaggaaaaggaaagttctttcacttttgaagctagcttgtacaagatttttacatccaaactttaatccgattttggTTTTGAGTTCCTCACATCACTAGCTACAAGAAGATatttggtattgacagattcgtcttcgagactttgactacgacatagattgtgcgacgaaaggtataattcatgttttgtttggggaagacacaactcaaatgagattcaatttgagtttcccaaccaaatcacatactagaattgttgtttatcttttgatatgaatttgatttgtttatagatttatattcaaatctcttgataggatgctATCTTGTTtctagatttatattcaagcctttgagataggagagtcattggcacttgccaaactagatgttcggtggtatcgacgcttcggatcagattcactccgattgtagacattcgatacagacatgaccaaagtctaggaataagacgtacagttaccacgattgggagggtaggtgacagacagtgacgtcttattcacaccgggatccctagagtagagtcgagtcgagtcgagtcaagacatgatttgatttgaattgcatgtttatatagattggtttgatagactatgaagcccattattgctttgattcatgatttatgattatgtatcagcatgtacacatgttttatactgggatttgttctcaccggagtttccggctgttgttatgtctgtatgtgtgcataacaacaggtggggcaggattaGGGTcccgacagagatgagagatggacatagcgtggtgatcacgggcgtagcagatgaactagtagttgtacttttgatatgtactgtatttaattactggtttgtagaatatgaataaaacgaggcatgtatattatgtttgttgtaatgaaatgaatatagaattatcttgtgcttgagttgtaaacatttgatttaatgttaaaagcaaaattttgacacgtatttttgaacaaggatccgattaatcccgaaaagaattgagttagagcccgggtccccacatcgatgctccaaagccctcatagtcgtgagccaccagttcttcgcaacatcatgcaattggtgcccaatTAGTCTTACTCGTCGCTCCTCTGtataatccaatgaatcaaataacatctctatatcatctagccaactctcatcgtcaactgaagtctcagtgcctttcagagtcggtggtttgaacgactgaaatctcttcagaagTGTTTTCATCGGTGtcgctgtcacatccatcggattagtcgaagtactaccctgttctgggattcttcgaggaggcatatctgattataaaaaagattagtaaccaaatacaacaattctatttcagtcctcctctgatcatcttactgctgatcaagaatcggttctgattcattctcaagtcatacatgtttccaatcaaatcagataatcaggtaaacatgcatttaaagcagtaaaacatcacaacataatgcaatgctagcatgtagaagcaggaaagaaaactcaatctaccccgctcactagcttctatctcagtctgaggaaccacatgcatgcaacttattaaatttctttggtattttattaaattattttaaaagcataaaatgtatgtttattttattaaattgagtttaattatttttatgcataattcatgtatgatagattttatttcacaaaattttaaaggttatgcattaaatattttaagtttcattacgCGCTCGAACGAGTATCGGAgatcggagaattttcaggaaaattattttaattacatgatttgtttttaaatattaatttaagatgttttaaaggtatttttcaataattgagatttattgggtatttttaaccgcgagattttaatttttatcggtacgtaaattttatcgaatcgagagATTTTTTAagagttcggctaatattttcaaaaaactctacaacatgaaatattttttgaaagtgtgtttggatttaatgagcCAAATTTTAAGCTCGTTGaacttaaaactcttttaagcTTTTGATTAAACCGATTTCGGGCCCATAAGTAttattgattattattttactaCTACACTAAATATTCCTAAACCTATTAATGGTGTACCAACCGACACTCCCCTCCAATCAGTGGTCTTTCTAGTGAGCACAACGGCAAAGAATTGTCGGTTCCTTCTTTTCCTCCAAACTCAAGCTCTTCCCTCACCTCGAGCGTGAATTTCCTTCGAGCTTTTGTGCACAAATCATCAGGCATGCCATGTACTTTTTTCTGCATCATACATGCTAGATATTTTATGatatgtgtgtgtatttttATAGAATTCTCGATCTTGCATGTGATGTTGGAGGGTTTCGGTTTTGTTTAAAGTTCTTGCACCTTTTTCATCCAACTCACGTTTTTTTATTGTTGTGCAAGGGCTGCAAGTGCTGGTTGTATAGGGGCAGAGAAAGGTGATGAGATGATGTTCTGGGTTGGGGTTTACGGCAGCTTGCTTTAGGATGAAGAGCCGAGGCGTGTGCGTGTCTAGGTACTTGTTTGGGTTTTGGATCGTGCATAGGGTGGTGCCGACGGTGCAAGGGTTGCAACAAGGCCTTGACCAGACCCTGATGGGTTTGAGTCGTGGCTCGATGAGGCTCAATCACCGCTGTACCCATCCATGTAGTAGAGCGAGCAAGGGGACTAAGCATGGGTCGCGGGTGGTGCGATCTCGGGGCTAGTGGTTGTAGGCTTGGTGCAGCTGACTCGGGGCTGTAGGCTCGTGTTAAGTGAGTCCAGTATGGTCCTAGGGAGGCCTAGGCAGGGTCGAGTCATTACTGGTCCTTGATGGTTCGGTCTAAGAATGGTAAAACGTGAATTTGGTGCACTAGGGTCATGATGGGTAGCTTGCGGGAATTTTCCAGCAACCGTTCAGGGCATTATTCGAGTTTCTAAGGGCTGGATTCGAGATCTTAATGACCTTTTAGATGTTCATTAAGTGTGGTAAaagttggggaaattttggttaagtttcgagtcgattcgggttaaaaccgggactccggtccaagttttaaaacgaatcggttaagttatgaatttggctcgagtttacgtttaaggatgcttttaaatatgttttggaacATTTTAGGAGTTTAGTAGatttggatcaaaataatgaggtttggatttatccgggatttaatcgtcgcaagaaacgttaattaaaggattaatggAAACatctagatttaagcttaataaaattgtgaaattatatttaagctcaaataattattagaagtctaagtttttaatttgggaattttatgctaagttttggtttaattcgggattaaaacgcattaatatgtcatATCTAAAGATTAATTTGAAAGTCATcgatttaggctaaataaaatatggaaaaattcatgtaggcttaaaacaattatttgggacatgttagtgTCAATGGAATtcagaaaatgtcaaaaacatggaattttacgtctaggggcaaaatggtaatttttgggtttcctgtggcaaaatgatcatttgcacccggggtgagattttggtcctgccagcgccctgagcacattttatcatgatttaaatgtttatgcatcacgttcaggatttttatgtaattacgataaatacgttgcatgcttggtttaaaggaaaaattacgtatatgcatgattttattaagtgatgaatatgatgacacgttttgaaggaagtgatttagttgtgactaatacgatgacacgatgacatgatgatatgattggagatatcgtgagggaaaaggcccagaagggcccagagggagccgacgatcgtatttccattgacattgtggggacccggacgctaatcatcttcttaatcatctttgggatttaattatcaattaagataaacagggtctaaaaatttttctttttaaaaatgtaagtgcggaacgtaatgtaatttaactaatatacatctcagtataaaagtacaataatgtacaacacttattcaaactagtataaggttcaactactaaatttcaagtattaaaccaagtctacaataagtccggaatcaccactctaactcatcttctctcatcatcttcttgaccccgatcctgtcccacttgttgtcatgcacacatagaaaacaagacaacagccggatactccggtgagaataaatcccagtataaaacatgtatacatgcatatacacaatataaatcataaagcatattatcatgtataaaattcataacaataggtttcatagtctatgaaactaaatcaaaataagcatgcagtaacattgggttccataatctctgaaaccaaaataacataagcatgcaactcaattcaattcatgtcttgactcgactcaactctaactctagggatcctatgaataagacgtcactgtctgtcacctaccctcccaatcggggtaactgtacgtcttattcctagacttcggtcctgtctgtatcgaatgtctacaatcggattgaatctgatccgaagcgtcgataccaccgaatgtctagtttagcaagtctgccaatgactctcatatttccatgcttgaatataaatctataaacaagatataatcataatcaaatatcaataataaatctagtatgtgatttagggaaactccaaccaagtctgattcgagtcgtatctcccgaattcacatgaattatacctttgtcttcccggtctgacgaagacgaagtcttgtattccaatctgtccatatccacatctgataatgacaatcatataaatacagtatcagtatataactcagttcagaacttgttctgatcaatattcaaatcggtatatagtctgatccatatctgaacaaggtacaatctaattcatatcaatgatatcacaaTACACTCGAGattattactgaatctgatcaatctaaatcaactgatgcttcaacagcataacaatgaaatctcgataatcccgtcaatcccaacatcacaaatatagtaccagaattcataatcaataccagtacaactcatattttcaatatcggtatattcaaaatcagtaacaacactactctgatttcaaatctcaatcaatatctttctaaaatcataacaatttcataaccaatctattcttaaatctgacttcaaatatacgatgtctactgtatcagaaacatcatatctgattcatattcgattctgacactaacataatttcaaatcatgtctaaacgtaacaaaacttacgtccagttgtagctgtcgccAAGAGGATCGTAGAACTGTGCtcggatttaaattctgataaCTGGTTGGTATAAAATCTCAAATCTAGTACCACATCAAACTTGGAAGATTTCTGAGGGAATTCTTGTTTCTTGCTTAAGAAAGAATGAAGAtttcgtatatatatatatatagatcaccttgcatgtaaggcacatggctgaatgtgcttactgcacgtttcaccgcaggtgcggtatttctcacaccgcgggtgcgctaggcgtactgatcatcatccaaaatttcagaaacagcgaccgcgggtgcgctctgtcttgcaccgcgggtgcgctgcctctactgtagtacaaccgcgggtgcggtctgtctagcaccgcgggtgcgctcaatctgcagtagcaactttcataccctactgTCCATACACCGCGGGTACACTCtctctggaccgcgggtgcggtgaccctacggtaaaaatggccaactttctgtccatgcaccgcgggtgcggtccttctttagcgcgggtgcgcttatgctactgtaattctcNNNNNNNNNNNNNNNNNNNNNNNNNNNNNNNNNNNNNNNNNNNNNNNNNNNNNNNNNNNNNNNNNNNNNNNNNNNNNNNNNNNNNNNNNNNNNNNNNNNNTCCAAAAAAATTCACTCgtcttttctctcaatttttttttttgctcacaacaaatactcactagCCACTCCAAAGAATAACACCCACACTCAAATATTTCCACTCGAATTTGATGCTTCTCTCGAaggtgtgctcaagctttgtatttgagtatatcaaacaatcaagttccaACTTGTGAACAAATGCGACCGACTCACTTGGACTGTGTAGACAAGAAATTCgaatatatgaaatatatatatatattgaatatGACTCTCTAAAGAAAATAGAACAAGATATCAAAAAGaaataatggtgaattttcggaatttttgtactctttttttttttggttgagtAATACTcgaaaatcccaaaaaaaaaaaaccaacaaatttcgagaatcacagattcacgaaaAATACGAAGAACGATAGAACAAACAGATCTGAAAGCGGAATTAAAGGATAATTAGATCTGCTAATAGAATGAAtgataaacttacttgaattcaattaacctaagctctgataccaaatgatgtgaatctttgtacgacgaatagcaaacacgattaaaatcgaatcgcgccctcaattcgataacgaacaaggaatcgttgttgtcccgatttttgaatcaagtgtgtgtgttgtgattttcactctaaactatgaaaagtctagcaacaaataatcatgagataaacaaccgagattataacgaaccttcgaagaacaagtcgacgacaatccgcacaagcacgatcgacaaacgccacaaagttaaaaactttgataagtttgatttttgtttgacaaagcaaaagctttaattgttgagagaaaactcaagaacaatgataaaatatcaataataatctgaataatgtttaaaatttcgtgaaaaTATGTCTACATATTTGAAAAAGATtgcaaatctagttaccaaaataatcaaaactctaactaggaaactaggatttttccggaactggttcgcgctcgggcggtagaatattaccgctcgagcgccaagggcTCTGCACTATTCGCGCTCGGGTAGTAGAATgttgccgctcgggcgccggGTGTTCTGGAAATCACGTGTTGGACAGTCcatctggcgctcgggcggtagtttttttaccgctcgggcgcgaagcaTTCTGCCACTTTTCTTCGTTCATCACTTGAATGGTGTTCCTATGCCTTCCGAACTCAATCCCATGCACCACAAACCCTTCAGCACTCTGCTCCTTGCTTGTAAGTccttcattgctcataagtccgtgcaatgcttccttgaacttcttcaatcgtcccctcgtgattggtccatccggcaactccaaagggtcccatgctttccttggcgcctgaccatccgtgcTCGCATCACTGATTGGATGCAAATCGAGttattttacaatggtttggATGGGCCTGACTAGAGCGAATGTGGATGCAGCCGCCGGAGGTACTATTTTTTCTAAAACACCTGATGAGGcctatgatttgcttgaacagatgaccattaacaatTATCAGTGGCCGAGTGAGAGATCTGGATCAAGGAAACCTGCTGGAGTGTATGCCGTAGACCCGATCACATCACTTACTGCACAGGTTTCGGCATTGACAGCACAGATTGCAGCGATGAACAAAGCAGGCCAATCTACGTCTGAAGTAGCACTGGTGACTGCCGAAGAAGAGCCAGTTGTGGAGGAAGCTCAGTACATCAACAATCGTGGTTTTTGATGTTATCGAGGTAAtcctccccctaatacttatcatccaggtTTGAGGAATAACGAGAATTTCTCTTATGCGAACAACAAGaacgtgttgaatcctccaccggggttcaatacacagAAAGGGGAAGGAAAGCCATCTTTTGAATATCTAGTTGGTACATTTGTGACTGAGTCTGGGAAAAGAATGACGAGAACTGAGTCTCGTCTTGATAACATGGAGACACACATGGACAATATGGGTACCACGATGAAATACTTGGAAACACAGATTGGGAAACTAGCCAATGCTTTAAAAGATCAGAATAGAGGACAGTTTCCCAGCAATACAGAGGTGAATCCTAGGGAACAGTGCAAAGCTGTCACATTGAGGAGTGGCAAAGAAATCTGAATCCCAGATCCTACTGAAGAGAGTGTAGAGATTCTTGTTGAGGAAAATGATGGAAAGGGTGCAAGTATTGGAGAAGAGAAAGTGGAGGAACCTAAGAAAGTGATTGAGCAGCAACCTTTACCTAAGGTAAATCTTCCATATCCACAAAGGTTCAAGAAGAAAGGGTTGGATGATCAGTTTGCGAAGTTCctggaaattttcaagaaaatacacATCAACATCCCATTTGCCGATGCATTGGAGTAAATGCCCAATTATGCTAAGTTCATCAAGGATGTGATGTCCAAGAAGAGgaaacttcaagaatttgaaACCGTGAAGCTAACCGAAGAGTGTAGTGCCATACTCCAAAGAAAACTACCACAGAAActcaaagatccagggagtttcacTATTCCTTGTGTTATTGGTGGTTCTAGAGTAAATAGAGCTTTATGTGATTTGGGTGCTAGTATAAATTTAATGCCTTTTTCTATTTACAAGACTTTGGAGCTTGGCGAGGTGAAACCTAGCACTATTACTTTGCAGCTGGCGGACAGATCACTTACCTATCCACGAGGGATAGTAGAGGATGTGCTGGTAAAGGTagacaaattcatatttcctgcTGATTTTGTCATCTTAGATATGGAAGAAGACCAGGAGACTCCGCTTATCTATGGAAAGCCATTTTTGGCCACCGGGAAAGCTTTTATTGATGTGCACAAGGGCGAGCTCACATTGAGAGTAGGTGGAGAAGAAGTCGTGTTCAACATCTACAACACCATCAAAGGACcaaatgaggtaagtacttgtaatagtattgatataattgattcaTGTGTATCTCATGTTGGTGCAGGTAGGATGACGAAAGACTCTTTAGAGAGATGCTTGTTGGAGTAAGTTTCGACAGTGGATGACGAGGACTGGGATATGCGAGAGGATTTACTTGCTCTCAATACGCTACCTAAAGAAAAGATTAATGCCCAACTTGAAGAGTTACTTGAAGATGCAAGTAAAGAGGTATCAAAAGCATCCCCTGCATTAAAGGATTTACCGAGTCACTTGTGCTATGCATTCCTAGACGAGAGTTCGTCCTATCCGGTAATCATCTCCTCTGCTCTTACTATTGAAGAAAATGATAagttgttgagagtgttgagaGAATTTAAATCTGCGTTGGGATGGACAATTGTTGATATAAAGGGGATTAGCCCTACtgtttgtatgcataaaatattGATGCAGGAGTCCTATTCCTCCTATGTTGATCATCAGAGGAGGCTTAATCCAGCAATGAAAGAGGTTGTCAGGGCTGAGGtattaaaattgttaaatgttGGTGTTATTTATGCTATATCTGACAGTTCTTGGGTTTCACCAgtacaagtagtgcctaaaaaaGGGGGAATAGCTGTAGTGAGAAATGAGAATAACGAATTGATTTCAACTCGTCCAGTGACTGGGTGGCGAGTGTGTATAGACtataggaaattgaatgatgcgaCTAGGAAAGATCACTTCCCTCTTCCCTTTATTGACCAGATGCTTGATAGAGTTGCTAGTGTCACCCTGTGCTTCACATCATACTTGGCCAATagtgagttaaaaattttgttacagAAATGCGTACCTTCATCACTGATAATGGCTCTAGGCGTTCCAAATCTTGTGAAGATGTTCCTGTGGACAAACTTAACAACaactcgagcatcattagtactggtggcaattgcttccacccatttggaCACATATTGAACTTTGTTTGGTTCATTATTGTCTTCAGATTGTCATTTTGTTTAGCCAAACGTTACCCTATAAGTCCTGTTGATTTGTGAAGGTAAATGTGTGTCTTGTGCCATTGGTAGCTCCTCATCATCTGGATTCTCGTGGGGCATATAAGCGGCAGCGCCAAAGAAGGCAACAATGGGAGCCTTCGGCTTAAGTACTTGCTCATCAGGCGACCAGGACACGCCGGATTGTCTGCATAGCTCGGTAACAATGTGAGGGCATGGAAGGGCGACCGTGGCTAATCCTGTGCCGGATCTCATGATCGATCCATATATTATTTTTCCCAAGTCAACAGATTTGCCCATCAAAATAGCAAAGACAAGTGCAACTTTGTCTTTGGTTACATCGTGGTAGTGCGAGGATGGGAGAACCTGAGCCAACACTAACGATGTCCACGCACTTGCATTGGGGCTCATATCGGATTTCTTCAGAGAGATTGGACCACTCGAGCTCATTTTCCATACGGCACCTGCCTGACACACGTTCCGAATGACCTCTGAATAATTAACCCCCTCTTCTAGAAATTCACTGTACTCGTCTTCTTCAAGGCTTGGCATCTGATAGATCATGTTTATCGTTTGAGAGTCAAACGATACCAATTTTCCTCGCACCAGTACTCTCGACTCGTCATGCCGTATCCGCAGATTAGCATATAACTCTCGCACAATCGAAATCACAGCATCTAGAGGAGGGTGAGTAAATTCAACCCGTTGTCTTCGTTCCAGTTAACGCACAATCATACCACGTATTATCGATAAATTAAATCCCCTCTCCGGGATTATGGACCGGGTCATCGAGCTCTCATAAACTTGCTGGGCTTCCTCATTCCAAAATTTTTGAGGATCGAAGCTTGAAGAGGAGGAGGCGCCCTTCTTTGATTTCTTTTTCGGTGCCATCAACTCaataatcaaatatcaaaaccaaCACCAACTAAATTTAACAACTGAAGAGCCAAAAATCCGGTAATCACACCCCCAAACTTGAACACTATAATTTCACCACACCAATTAATCCAATAAGCAATAGATGTGTACACCCAGTGATCACAAACTACTTTATAACCATGAGAGGTAACAAATTGACAATATTAAACAGTCCCCAAATAGATCGAACACAATATTCCAAGTACGCTGAAAAATTGAACAAGATTTGGTTAAAACCCTTACTTGTACCAGAGAATGGCCGGAATTAGGAGACGTGGTCGGAGTCACGGCGATAATTTAGGGCGGCGGTCGGCTTTCTTCGAGAGACGGCGACGATCGGTGGTGTTTCAGACGAGGGTTCAGTGCTTTTGGTGAGGGAGGGCGGCTGTTTTCTGAAAATGGTTCGCGagtcctcttttttttttttataacaggtcgggcacatatgcgcgccctaaagcggcgcatatgcgccgaggttaCTGTCTCGCGTGTGgactctcgcgcatatgcacgtccATTAATGGCGCATATACGCCGATGTCTCTGCCTTAGTTCGCGCATGTACGCGTCCTTAATGGCTCACATGCGCAAAAccttctgccatactcgcgcatgtgcgcgaaacaTCCTGTCCATAAActtttcgacttttttttttatatatatacctgGAAAAATAACAAAATGCAAATTAATACTTGAATTGAGAaagttaaaattaataaaattaaggtatggaaataaaataataaaaataaaagcaatgcaaaaataaataaatgtgggttgcctcccacataGCGCTTGGTTTAAAGTCATCAGCCTGAATTTCTCCTGTCAATTTTGGTTCTCCCAGTGGGATGTTGTCCATGTGTCGCACTTCATTTCCAAAGTAATGCTTGACCCTTTGACCATTGACTTTAAAAGTCTGACCATTGTTGCACTTTAACTCAATTGCACCATGTGGGTACACTGTTTCCACTGTGAATGGTCCGGACCATCGTGATTTTaacttaccaggaaacaacCTCAGTCGAGAATTGAATAATAACACCTGTTGCCCTGGTTCGAAGTCTCGTCGAAGAATCTGCTTGTCATGCCATTTCTTGGTCTTTTCTTTGTATATCTTAGCATTTTCGTATGCATCATTC
It contains:
- the LOC142537569 gene encoding uncharacterized protein LOC142537569; the encoded protein is MPNYAKFIKDVMSKKRKLQEFETVKLTEECSAILQRKLPQKLKDPGSFTIPCVIGGSRVNRALCDLGASINLMPFSIYKTLELGEVKPSTITLQLADRSLTYPRGIVEDVLVKVDKFIFPADFVILDMEEDQETPLIYGKPFLATGKAFIDVHKGELTLRVGGEEVVFNIYNTIKGPNEVG